The Xiphophorus hellerii strain 12219 chromosome 5, Xiphophorus_hellerii-4.1, whole genome shotgun sequence genome window below encodes:
- the hmgxb4b gene encoding uncharacterized protein hmgxb4b, whose translation MNCFLGLCRAQWHVAQGLVALVISGLDCKDSVNPKEEQKVDFLMELNSLEQANLNAKECNPHKELIGSPTERTQHADNIGTESEPHWMESSCAFPMQLAYMSEDKWMMEDPENFQDNLLHSSCTVEGAVAQEMADRDVSMSFPPVMNSADLQVPSPVRATAGPELCSFVADACAPFGSSSNCPCCSDHCPVSAAAHLHLLGESMSLIGSHLEETNKRVCMSGSLSLFLDSLLCALAPLMCLTTQIPELTSCTEHTLGSTLENVAYMMPGL comes from the exons ATGAATTGCTTCTTAGGCCTCTGCAGAGCTCAATGGCATGTTGCTCAGGGATTAGTAGCTCTGGTTATCTCTGGGCTTGACTGCAAGGACTCTGTAAACCCAAAAGAGGAGCAGAAGGTGGATTTTCTCATGGAACTGAACAGCCTGGAACAAGCAAACCTGAATGCTAAGGAATGTAACCCTCATAAG GAACTAATTGGTTCCCCAACTGAGAGAACCCAACATGCTG ATAACATTGGAACAGAGTCTGAACCTCACTGGATGGAGTCCTCTTGTGCTTTCCCTATGCAATTAGCCTACATGTCTGAAGATAAATGGATGATGGAGGATCCGGAG aattttcAAGACAACTTGCTGCATTCAAGCTGCACAGTAGAGGGTGCTGTTGCTCAG GAAATGGCAGACAGAGATGTCAGCATGTCGTTCCCTCCAGTTATGAACAGCGCTGACCTGCAGGTCCCTTCGCCAGTCAGAGCCACTGCTGGTCCTGAGTTATGCAGCTTCGTAGCTGATGCATGCGCTCCCTTTGGTTCTTCAAGCAACTGTCCCTGTTGCTCTGACCACTGTCCAGTCAGCGCTGCAGCACACCTCCACCTCCTGGGAGAGTCCATGTCTCTCattggcagccatcttgaagAGACTAAT AAACGTGTGTGCATGTCTGGCAGCCTCTCTCTGTTCTTGGACTCTTTGCTGTGTGCTCTGGCTCCTCTAATGTGCCTCACAACACAGATACCTGAGCTGACTAGCTGCACAGAGCACACACTG GGCTCCACTctggaaaatgttgcttataTGATGCCTGGGCTTTAG
- the hmox1b gene encoding heme oxygenase, with amino-acid sequence METEKRTQKSAEQTVTRDLSEQIKEVTKESHVRAENTELMLSFQRGQVTLQQYKLLLCSLYEIYRALEEEMDRNSNHPAVAPIYFPAELARLKSIEKDLEFFYGPDWREKIVVPAATQRYSHRLRQIGKENPEFLVAHAYTRYLGDLSGGQVLGRIAQKSMGLKSAGGLSFFAFPGVSSPNLFKQLYRSRMNSVELTEEERNGVLEEAVRAFELNIQVFDGLQKMLRVPGNLQQQSSTNSKAVHSNTLQIPGTISPMLRMILGLFVALAAVVGLYAL; translated from the exons atggaaacagaaaagagGACTCAGAAATCAGCAGAGCAGACCGTAACCAG AGATCTGTCAGAACAAATCAAAGAGGTGACCAAGGAGAGTCATGTcagagcagaaaacacagaactgaTGCTGAGCTTCCAGCGGGGGCAAGTTACACTTCAACAATATAAG CTCCTCCTGTGCTCCCTGTATGAGATCTACCGGGCgttggaggaagagatggacaGAAACTCCAACCATCCCGCTGTTGCACCCATTTACTTTCCCGCTGAACTGGCCCGGCTCAAGTCCATCGAGAAGGACCTGGAGTTCTTCTACGGACCGGACTGGAGGGAGAAGATTGTCGTCCCTGCCGCCACTCAGAGATATAGCCACAGACTCAGACAA attgGCAAAGAAAACCCTGAGTTCTTGGTTGCTCACGCTTACACGCGATACCTGGGAGACCTGTCTGGAGGGCAGGTGCTTGGCCGAATTGCCCAGAAGTCCATGGGGTTGAAAAGCGCCGGTGGTCTGTCTTTCTTTGCCTTCCCTGGCGTTTCCAGCCCCAACCTGTTCAAGCAGCTCTATCGCAGCCGGATGAACAGCGTGGAGCTGACGGAGGAGGAGAGGAACGGCGTGCTGGAGGAGGCAGTGAGGGCCTTCGAGTTGAACATCCAG GTGTTTGATGGCTTACAGAAGATGCTACGTGTGCCGGGAAATCTGCAACAGCAAAGCTCAACAAACTCCAAAGCAGTTCACAGTAACACACTCCAGATCCCAGGAACCATTTCACCAATGCTGAGGATGATACTGGGACTCTTTGTGGCTCTGGCTGCTGTCGTGGGACTCTATGCATTATAG